A region of the Sphingobium yanoikuyae genome:
GCGGGACGATCCGCTGCCGCTCTTCTTCACCTGCGGCGGGCCGCTCACCAATCTCGCCCAGGCGTTGCAGCTGGAGCCGGCGATCGCCGATCGCATGACCCTGGTCTGGATCGGCGGCGCCGATTATCCGCAGGGCGGCACCGAATATAATCTGTCCACCGATCTGGAGGCCGCGCGCGCCGTGATCGAACGGAGCCGCATGCCGATCTGGCAAATTCCCGCCGGCGCCTATCGCCAGTTGCAGATGTCGGTGGCGGAAATGACGGCGACCTTGCGGCCGATGTCGCCCGCGACGAACTGGCTCTATGGCCGCTATGCCGATCTGCCGCCTTTCGTTCAGCTGGGCGGCGCTATCACCCTGGGCGACAGTCCGATGGTGTTGCTGACGTCCGTGTCTGCGGAGAGCAGTGCCTCGTCGATCATCTCGGGCCGGCGCCTGCTGGACGATTCCCGCTATGGCGCGGAAATCCCCGGCCGCTCGATCCGCCTCTTCACCCAGCTCGACGCACGACTGGCGCTGGCGGATTTCCTGGCCCTGATGCAGCCGCGCAGGGACTAGCGCGCGATCTCGATCCAGCCGTCCACAATCCGCAATTCATAGACTCTGATGGGTGCCTTCGCCGGCGGGTTCATGGCGCGGCCGGTTTCCAGATCGAACCGCGCGCCATGGACCGGGCAGGCGATCCAGCCCGCGCGCACCCGGCCGCAGGCGAGCGGCTCGTCGGCATGGGAGCAGCGATTGGCGACCGCGAACAGCCGCCCATTGCTGTGGCACAGGAGGATGCTCTCGCCGTCGACATCGACGGCCTTGGTGGTGCCCGGCGGCACATCGTCGACATGGGCGACAGCGGTGAAGGTCAGCATGGTCATGGCCCCATTCATCATGGGCCGACGGGCACGGCAATTGCCCGCAACCCGATGCGCGCACCGGTGCAAGCGGCGCTGCCGCCGGGGTCATTCCGCTTCACTGCCCCGCCTTCGATAGTGGCCGGCAGAAGAACAGAGCGGGAGAGGGCGATCCGTGCGCCGGGACTATTACCAGCATGCCTATGTGACCACCGACTGGCGCCGGGCGATGGACGAGATCGGCGCACTGCACGGCATCGGCCATTATATGGAAATGCCCGATGCGCTGTTCGACACCGGGCAGGACCGGCAGGCGGTCGCCCATTTCGCGCTGGCGACCAGGGATGAACTGCAGTTCGAGATCATCCAGCCCCTGTCGGGCGACATCGCCGTCTATCAATGGGGCCTGCCGGCGGAGGGCTTTGGCCTCCATTATCATCATCAGGGCCGGCATTTCGGCGCTCGCGCCGCCTTTGACGCGGCGGTCGCGGCGGCCAAAGCGCGCTGGGCGATGCCGATCGCCTGGGACACGATGGGCGGCACCTATGCCTATTTCGATGCGCGGGCGGATCTGGGGCATTTCATAGAATATTTCTGCTTCCCGCCCGGATCGCATCTCGAAGCGGTGCCGAGCTTCTGATGATGGAAAGCTTCGACCTCATCATCGTCGGATCGGGCGCCGCCGGCGCCATGGCAGCCTTGCGGGGCGCCGATCTGGGCCTCTCCGTCCTGATCGTGGAGAAGGCGCATCAATTTGGCGGCACGTCGGCCACCTCGGGCGGTGTGATGTGGGTGCCCGGCCATGGGCTGGACGGCGACCAGGGCGACAGCGCGGCCGAGGCGTTGCGCTATCTGCGCAGCGTCATCGGCGTATCGGTCGATCAGGAACGGCTGGCCGCCTATGTCGATCGCGCGCCGGAAATGCTGCGCTTCCTCAAGGACAGCGGCGTGCCGGTGATGGCGGCGGCCTGGCCCGATTATTTTCCCGATGCGCCAGGCGCGCGGGCGGATCGCTCGATCATCTGCCCCACCTTCGACGGGCGGCAATTGGGGGATGATCGCTATCCGCTGATGCGGGCGCAATATAGCCGGTTCACGCTGTTCCGCCGCTATGCGATGGACCTTGGACAGACCTTCGCGCTGATGATGCAACAGCGCGGCTGGCGCTGGACCGCGGCGAAGATGATCGCGCGCTACTGGCTCGACATCGGCACGCGGCGGCTGTCGGCGCGGGACCGGCGCTTCACCCAGGGGGCGGGGCTGATGGGCGCGCTCTACAAGCAGGTCTTCGCCCGCGGCGTCGAACTGCGGCTGGAAACCGCGCTGGAGGGGCTGACGCTCGCCGCCGACGGCCGCGTGTCGGGCATCACCGTCCGCCGCTTCGGTCAGGTGCAGCAGCTTGGCGCGCGCTATGGCGTGGTGCTGGCGGCGGGCGGCTTTGAATGGAATCAGGCGCTGCGCGACCGTTTCTACCCGGTTCCGGGCCTCGCCCGCCACAGTTCGACCCCGGAGGAAGGCAATCGCGGCGACGCACTGATCGCGGCGGAAGCGATCGGCGCCTCGCTTGCCCATACCGATCAGGGCTGGTGGATACCGACCATGACCCTGCCGGCGCCGGGTGCCGCCAATTTCCACGAAATCCACCAGGCCGCTTTCGATGTCGGCCGGCCGTGGAGCGTGTGCGTCAACCGGCTGGGCCTGCGCTTCGTCAATGAAGCGACCGGCTATGACAGGTTCGGCCAGGCGATGGTGGCGGATCAGGTGAAGACTGGCGCCAACATGCCCTGCTGGCTGATCTTCGACGCCAAGTTCCGGGCAAAGTTCAGCGTCGGCGGCCTGATGCCCACGGTCCATACGCCCGATCATCGCATCCCCGGCCATTGGTGGGACCATTATGTCTTCCGCGCCGGATCGATCGAAGAACTGGCGCGCACGATCGGCATCGCGCCGCAGGCGCTGAGTGAAACCGTGCAGGTGATGAACGGCTATGCGCAGACCGGCGTCGATCCCGAATTTGGCCGGGGCGGCAATATCTATGATCGCTTCTTCGGCGATCCCGGCGTCACGCCCAATCCCAATCTGGGGCCGATCGATACCGCGCCCTTCTATGCCGTGCCGATCAACAATGGCGATCTGGGCACCAAGGGCGGGCTGCGCTGTGACGCACAGGCGCGGGTGCTGGATGGCGGCGGTCGGCCGATCCCGCATCTTTATGCCGCCGGCAATTGCGCCGCGAGTCCCTTTGGCGACTGCTATCCCGGCGCTGGCGCGACGATCGGTCCGGCGCTGACCTTCAGCTTTGTCGCAGCCGAGGACATTGCAGTGCGGGCGAACGACGAACAGAGGATGATGGCATGACGGAACAGAAGGTCGCGATCGTCACCGGCGCGGCGGGCGGCATTGGCGCGGCGATCGTGCGCGCCCTGTGCGCCGATGGCGTGGCCGTGCTGGGCACCGGCCGCAGCGCGGACAAGCTGGCGGCGCTGGCGGCCGCGCTGCCGCAGGACGCTGCCTTTGCCTTCGTCGCGGCCGACATTGGCGATGACGATGCGCCGGACAGGATCGTGGCGGAGGCACTGGCGCGTTTCGGGCGGGTCGATCATCTGGTCAACAATGCCGGCGCGGGGGTGTGGGCGCCGGTGCATGACACCAGCGACGCCATGCTGGACGAAGTGATCGGCCTGTCGCTGCGCGCGCCGTTCCGCCTGTGCCGGGCCGCCCTGCCGCATATGGGCATGGGGTCGGCGATCGTCACCATCGGGTCGACCTTCGGCATCATGGGCGGGATGGATGGCGGCATCTATTGCGCGGTGAAGGCGGGGCTGACCGGCCTTACCCAGACGATGGCGGCGCAATATGGCGAACATGGCATCCGTTCCAACATCGTCGCGCCGACCGTGGTGCGCACGCCGATGACCGACGCGGCCTGGGACTATCCCGCCTTCCAGCGGATCAACCAGGGGCTGACCCCCTTCTACCGCGATTGCGCGCCGGAGGATGTCGCCCATGTCGTCACCTTCCTTTGTTCCGACAAAGGCGAATATATCAATGGCCAGGTGATCGCGGTGGATGGCGGCTGGTCGACCACCCGGATGATCAACAGCCGCTTTATCGGCTGAGATCGTCGCGCAGCGCGCCCTCGTCCCGTTCCAGCGCGTCGAGCGTCGCCAGCGCCATGGCGCGATAGGCTGGCAGCAGCGCGGGTGCGTGCGCGCGCAGCGCCGTCTGATGGTTGCCGATCGTCTGTCGGTCGCCGCGCAGCAGCGGGCCGGACAGGGCATGGATCCCGCGATCCAGGCTGTTGTCGAGCGCGGCCCGGACCAGCGGCGCCAGCAGCGCGCCGGGCTCCACCACGCCGGCCGCAACCAGCGCGTCGGACGCGCCGGCGATCAGCGTCACCAGATGATTGGCCGCATGGCAGAGGGCTGCATGATAGAGGGCGCGATGCGCCTCCGCGACCTCGACCGCCACGCCACCCAGCAGCGCGACCAGCCTGCGCGCCGCCGCGATAGCCGGCGCATCGGCGCCGGTGATGGCGAAGCGGGCGCCCTGCATCCGCGCGACTTCGGCGGCCGGATCGCCGGTGAAGGTCATCGCCGGATGGACGGCGGCGGTGATCGCGCCCTGCGCTCGCAGCGGGTCAAGCAGCGCCGCGCCGCTGCGCCCGCTGACATGGCAGATGGTGGCGGCGAGCGGCATGGTAGCCAGGTCCGCGATCACCGCCGGCAGGGCGTCGTCGGCCACCGCCAGCAGGATCAGGTCGCAATGGGGTGACAGCGAAGTTGACAGGGCAACGGCCTGCGCACGGCCAATCGCCTCGACCGCAGCGGCGGCATGATCCGGATTGCGACCCTGCACCAGGATCGGCGCAGCGCTGTGCGGCGCCAGTGCCAGCCCCAGCGCGCGCGCGACCCGGCCGGTGCCGATGAGGCCGATCTGGCGATAGGCGGGATGCTCGGTCATGGCGCGCCTATATCCCGGCCGGTGCGGCTACTCTAGCCCGGATTGGTGGCGGTCACGATCCAGGCGGCGCCGTCAATCAGGATCGCGGTCTCGCCGGGCCGCGCGGCGAAGGCCTGGCGCACCGCCTGGGCGGCGCGATCCCGCACATCGGCAGGCTGATCGGCCAGCGCGCGGGAGAGCGGGCCGACCTCGAACGCCATGGCGAGTGCATCGTCCAGCGCCGCCTCGCGATCGGCGCCCTGGCCGAAGGGGATGACGCCATCGATCGGGGCTAGGTCGATTTCGGCAAAGCCGGCGTCGGTCAGGATGCGCGTTACCCGTGCCGGATCGCCGAAGGAGAAGGGGCCGGGCGCTTCGGGATCGGGCGGCGCCAGCGGCGGCACGATGTCGCGGATCGCGCCCATCGGCAGGCGCACCCAGTCATTGTCTGCCGCCGCCCGCCAGCAGACGAAGGCGATCCGTCCGCCCGGCCGCAGCCAGCGCCGCATATGGGCGAAGCTGGCCACGGGATCGTCGAAGAACATCACGCCAAAGCGGGAGAAGAGCAGGTTGAAGCCATGGGTGGTCAATGTCGCACTGCCGGCATCGGCCAGGGCATAGCGGACCGGAAGGTCGGTGGGCTGCTGCGACTGAGCCAAGGCAATCAGCGGCCCGGAAATGTCGAGGCCCAGCACCTCGCCGGTCGCGCCGACCTGGCGGGCAAGGGCGATGCTGCTGGTGCCCGCGCCGCAGCCCACGTCCAGCACGCGCTCGCCCGGCCGGGCGGCGGCAGCTGCCATCGCCGCATCGCCAAAGGGCGCGAGCATCGCGTCGAGCCGCTGCCGGTGCGTGACCCAGCGTTCGCCGCTCGATCCGTTCCAGTCGGACACCTGATAGACATTGGGCTGCGCCATCTTCTTTCCTTTTGCGAATCGTTCGCAAAAATCTAATGGCTGGCGATCAACTTGCAAGAGCGGGTAGTCACCAAATGACGCGACGGGCGATCAGGTCGTCAATTTCGCTGTCACTAAATCCCAATATCTCGCCATAGACCAGATGGTTATGCTCGCCGAGCAACGGCGCGCCACGGGTGATGCTGGCCTCGTTCGGTGTCATGCGCCAGCCCGGCCCGATGATCGGCCGCGGCTCGCCCTTGGCGTCGCTGACCATGCGATAGGCGCCCAGTGCCCAGAGCGCCTCGCTGCCGATCAGGTCGAGCGAGGACTGGCTGCGAAAGGTCGGCACGCCCGCGAGAAGCAGCGCTTGCGCCATCGCTTCGGCGTCCCATTCGGGACTACGTTGGGCGATCGCCGCATCGAGCGCATCCCGGTTGGCGATGCGGGCGGCCGCATCGGCGAAGCGGGGATCGGCGGCCAGCGCCTGCGCGTCGATCGTGGTGCAGAAGGCGCGCCATTCCCGGTCATCGGCGATGGCGAGGCTGATCCATTGCCCGTTAGCGCAAGGATAGCAGCCATGGGGCGCCATGTCGGCATGGGTGTTGCCGGTCGCCTGCGGCAACTCGCCGGTCAGGCCATAGGCGAACAGGCTGTCACCGACCATCATCGACAGCGTCTCGACCGCAGACAGGTCGATAAACTGTCCCTCGCCGCTCGTCTCGCGATGATGGAGCGCGGCGATGATCGCCAGCGCGGCGGCGGCGCCGACGGTGGAGTCGCCATAGCGGATATTCATCCCCGCCGGCGTCTCGCCGGTATGGCCGACGAGTGCGTTGAGCCCGCCCAGCGCCGCGAAACAGGGGGCATAGCCGGTCTGGTAGCCGAGCGGCCCGTCGCTGCCATACATTTTGATCGACAGCTGGATGATGTCCGGTCGGATCGCGCGGACATCCTCATAGCCCAGGCCCGATCGTTCCATCGCGCCGGGCCGAAGATTGTCGATCAGCACATCGGACGCGGCGATCATCGCGCGCAGATAGGCCATGCCCTCGTCGCTCTTCATGTCGAGCTGGACGCTCAGCACCTCCTGGTTGATGCTGCGGAAATAGGGGGCGCTGTCGATATCGACCCCGCCATAGGCGCGCATCTCGTCCAGATTGGCGCGGCTTTCGACCTTGATGACCTCCGCACCGAGGAAGGCGAGCAGCTTGCCGGCATAGGGGCCGGCCCAGACTTTCGCGATCTCCAGCACACGGACACCGGCGAGTGGTCCGCCCCGGCTCATGCCAGCATCGCCTGATCGGCGCCGGGCGCGGGGGCCGGGCT
Encoded here:
- a CDS encoding CaiB/BaiF CoA transferase family protein; this encodes MSRGGPLAGVRVLEIAKVWAGPYAGKLLAFLGAEVIKVESRANLDEMRAYGGVDIDSAPYFRSINQEVLSVQLDMKSDEGMAYLRAMIAASDVLIDNLRPGAMERSGLGYEDVRAIRPDIIQLSIKMYGSDGPLGYQTGYAPCFAALGGLNALVGHTGETPAGMNIRYGDSTVGAAAALAIIAALHHRETSGEGQFIDLSAVETLSMMVGDSLFAYGLTGELPQATGNTHADMAPHGCYPCANGQWISLAIADDREWRAFCTTIDAQALAADPRFADAAARIANRDALDAAIAQRSPEWDAEAMAQALLLAGVPTFRSQSSLDLIGSEALWALGAYRMVSDAKGEPRPIIGPGWRMTPNEASITRGAPLLGEHNHLVYGEILGFSDSEIDDLIARRVIW
- a CDS encoding nucleoside hydrolase — its product is MRTVINRRGFIAAGASLMIGSAARSALPVIRQAPKARIIIDNDFAGDPDGLIALAHQLATKAARPVLVTTSALDAKLAALGGQPAGATAAAGKEAAIDLMQIMGLTNLCPVIAGSEQFGVAGAQASAAARAIVAEAMRDDPLPLFFTCGGPLTNLAQALQLEPAIADRMTLVWIGGADYPQGGTEYNLSTDLEAARAVIERSRMPIWQIPAGAYRQLQMSVAEMTATLRPMSPATNWLYGRYADLPPFVQLGGAITLGDSPMVLLTSVSAESSASSIISGRRLLDDSRYGAEIPGRSIRLFTQLDARLALADFLALMQPRRD
- a CDS encoding Rossmann-like and DUF2520 domain-containing protein produces the protein MTEHPAYRQIGLIGTGRVARALGLALAPHSAAPILVQGRNPDHAAAAVEAIGRAQAVALSTSLSPHCDLILLAVADDALPAVIADLATMPLAATICHVSGRSGAALLDPLRAQGAITAAVHPAMTFTGDPAAEVARMQGARFAITGADAPAIAAARRLVALLGGVAVEVAEAHRALYHAALCHAANHLVTLIAGASDALVAAGVVEPGALLAPLVRAALDNSLDRGIHALSGPLLRGDRQTIGNHQTALRAHAPALLPAYRAMALATLDALERDEGALRDDLSR
- a CDS encoding SDR family NAD(P)-dependent oxidoreductase, with translation MTEQKVAIVTGAAGGIGAAIVRALCADGVAVLGTGRSADKLAALAAALPQDAAFAFVAADIGDDDAPDRIVAEALARFGRVDHLVNNAGAGVWAPVHDTSDAMLDEVIGLSLRAPFRLCRAALPHMGMGSAIVTIGSTFGIMGGMDGGIYCAVKAGLTGLTQTMAAQYGEHGIRSNIVAPTVVRTPMTDAAWDYPAFQRINQGLTPFYRDCAPEDVAHVVTFLCSDKGEYINGQVIAVDGGWSTTRMINSRFIG
- a CDS encoding Rieske (2Fe-2S) protein, whose translation is MTMLTFTAVAHVDDVPPGTTKAVDVDGESILLCHSNGRLFAVANRCSHADEPLACGRVRAGWIACPVHGARFDLETGRAMNPPAKAPIRVYELRIVDGWIEIAR
- a CDS encoding class I SAM-dependent methyltransferase, encoding MAQPNVYQVSDWNGSSGERWVTHRQRLDAMLAPFGDAAMAAAAARPGERVLDVGCGAGTSSIALARQVGATGEVLGLDISGPLIALAQSQQPTDLPVRYALADAGSATLTTHGFNLLFSRFGVMFFDDPVASFAHMRRWLRPGGRIAFVCWRAAADNDWVRLPMGAIRDIVPPLAPPDPEAPGPFSFGDPARVTRILTDAGFAEIDLAPIDGVIPFGQGADREAALDDALAMAFEVGPLSRALADQPADVRDRAAQAVRQAFAARPGETAILIDGAAWIVTATNPG
- a CDS encoding FAD-dependent oxidoreductase; protein product: MMESFDLIIVGSGAAGAMAALRGADLGLSVLIVEKAHQFGGTSATSGGVMWVPGHGLDGDQGDSAAEALRYLRSVIGVSVDQERLAAYVDRAPEMLRFLKDSGVPVMAAAWPDYFPDAPGARADRSIICPTFDGRQLGDDRYPLMRAQYSRFTLFRRYAMDLGQTFALMMQQRGWRWTAAKMIARYWLDIGTRRLSARDRRFTQGAGLMGALYKQVFARGVELRLETALEGLTLAADGRVSGITVRRFGQVQQLGARYGVVLAAGGFEWNQALRDRFYPVPGLARHSSTPEEGNRGDALIAAEAIGASLAHTDQGWWIPTMTLPAPGAANFHEIHQAAFDVGRPWSVCVNRLGLRFVNEATGYDRFGQAMVADQVKTGANMPCWLIFDAKFRAKFSVGGLMPTVHTPDHRIPGHWWDHYVFRAGSIEELARTIGIAPQALSETVQVMNGYAQTGVDPEFGRGGNIYDRFFGDPGVTPNPNLGPIDTAPFYAVPINNGDLGTKGGLRCDAQARVLDGGGRPIPHLYAAGNCAASPFGDCYPGAGATIGPALTFSFVAAEDIAVRANDEQRMMA